The proteins below are encoded in one region of Micromonospora pisi:
- a CDS encoding low temperature requirement protein A yields MRSEAGQVADIGDSVRGLRGSEGRGRVTFVELFFDLIYVLAVTQLTHLLLTHLTLLGAAQTLLLLLAIWWAWVDTSWVTNWFDPNQLAVRLMLVVLMLLSLIVSASLPEAYGERGIWVAGAYAAIQVGRNVFVIVTLGRPGAGAAGESAEQKRQRLGLRLNFQRLLVWKAVSSALWVAGGLSYGSARLAFWAAAVVIEYLAAIAGFWVPGVGKSDPADWPVNGRHLAERGQLFILIALGESILITGTVFGTRPAEAPHLLAFTVSFLGTVALWWLYFDRGAEAASAAIEQSENPGQIGRSAYTYFQLPIVAGIIVAAVGDDLVIAHPGGHAETVTIVTVLGGPALFLAGHLLFKRSVFATFSLPRLLAIVALAALVPVGPHVSPLALSAIATLVVAGVGVWDAIRLPGRQPPGG; encoded by the coding sequence ATGCGGTCGGAGGCCGGTCAGGTGGCGGATATCGGGGACAGCGTGCGGGGCCTCCGGGGCTCCGAAGGACGTGGCCGGGTCACGTTCGTCGAACTGTTCTTCGACCTGATCTACGTACTCGCGGTCACGCAGTTGACCCACCTCCTCCTCACCCACCTGACCCTTCTCGGTGCGGCCCAGACCCTGCTGCTGTTGCTGGCGATCTGGTGGGCCTGGGTGGACACCTCCTGGGTCACCAACTGGTTCGACCCGAACCAGTTGGCCGTGCGGCTGATGCTGGTCGTCCTCATGCTGCTCAGCCTGATCGTCTCGGCGTCACTGCCGGAGGCGTACGGGGAGCGGGGCATCTGGGTCGCCGGTGCGTACGCGGCGATCCAGGTCGGGCGGAACGTCTTCGTCATAGTGACGCTGGGTCGGCCGGGCGCTGGCGCGGCGGGGGAGTCGGCGGAGCAGAAGCGTCAACGGCTGGGGCTGCGGCTCAACTTTCAGCGCCTGCTGGTGTGGAAGGCCGTTTCCAGTGCGCTCTGGGTGGCGGGCGGTCTCTCGTACGGGTCGGCGCGGCTCGCGTTCTGGGCCGCCGCCGTGGTGATCGAATACCTTGCCGCCATCGCCGGCTTCTGGGTCCCCGGAGTGGGCAAGTCCGACCCGGCGGACTGGCCGGTCAACGGCCGGCACCTCGCCGAACGCGGGCAGTTGTTCATCCTGATCGCGCTCGGCGAATCGATCCTGATCACCGGTACGGTCTTCGGGACCCGTCCGGCCGAGGCGCCGCACCTGCTCGCGTTCACCGTCTCGTTCCTGGGCACCGTCGCCCTCTGGTGGCTCTACTTCGACCGAGGCGCCGAGGCCGCCAGCGCGGCGATCGAGCAATCGGAGAACCCGGGGCAGATCGGCCGCTCGGCGTACACCTATTTCCAGTTGCCGATCGTCGCCGGCATCATCGTCGCGGCGGTCGGGGACGACCTCGTCATCGCCCACCCGGGCGGCCACGCCGAGACCGTCACCATCGTCACCGTGCTCGGCGGGCCGGCCCTCTTCCTCGCCGGGCACCTGCTCTTCAAGCGTTCCGTCTTCGCCACCTTCTCGCTGCCCCGGTTGCTCGCCATCGTCGCGCTCGCCGCCCTGGTGCCGGTGGGGCCGCACGTGTCGCCGCTGGCTCTCTCGGCCATCGCCACCCTGGTCGTGGCCGGCGTCGGGGTCTGGGACGCGATCCGGCTTCCGGGCCGTCAGCCGCCCGGCGGATGA
- the ddaH gene encoding dimethylargininase, protein MTLDNSRRHYLMCRPTYFAVEYAINPWMDPSAPVDAALAIRQWETLRRTYLDLGHTVDEIEPVPGLPDMVFAANGATVVDGEVLAVQFRDPQRADEAPAYRSWFERAGYPVHEAKYVNEGEGDILLANGMLLAGTGFRTTHAAHAQLQEVFGRPVVTLQLVDPRFYHLDTALCVLDERNVAYLPEAFSAGSQAVLRRLFPDAVLAEAADAEVLGLNAVSDGRNVVLPAQATGLAAKLRERGYATIGVDLSELRKAGGGPKCCTLVLREREASK, encoded by the coding sequence ATGACGCTGGACAACAGCCGCCGGCACTACCTGATGTGCCGGCCCACATATTTTGCCGTCGAGTACGCGATCAATCCGTGGATGGATCCGAGCGCTCCGGTCGACGCCGCGCTCGCCATCCGTCAGTGGGAGACGTTGCGCCGCACGTACCTCGACCTCGGCCACACGGTCGACGAGATCGAACCGGTGCCCGGCCTGCCCGACATGGTCTTCGCCGCAAACGGCGCGACCGTGGTGGACGGCGAGGTGCTCGCCGTCCAGTTCCGTGACCCGCAGCGGGCCGATGAGGCACCCGCGTACCGGTCGTGGTTCGAGCGGGCCGGGTACCCGGTCCACGAGGCCAAGTACGTCAACGAGGGCGAGGGCGACATCCTGCTCGCCAACGGGATGCTGCTGGCCGGCACCGGATTCCGTACCACGCACGCCGCGCACGCCCAGTTGCAGGAGGTCTTCGGTCGGCCGGTGGTGACGCTGCAACTGGTCGACCCGCGCTTCTACCACCTGGACACCGCGCTCTGTGTGCTGGACGAACGGAACGTGGCGTACCTGCCGGAGGCCTTCTCCGCCGGCAGTCAGGCCGTACTGCGGCGGCTCTTCCCGGACGCGGTCCTGGCCGAGGCGGCGGACGCCGAGGTGCTCGGCCTGAACGCGGTCAGCGACGGCCGGAACGTGGTGCTTCCGGCCCAGGCCACCGGCCTGGCGGCCAAGCTTCGCGAGCGCGGATACGCGACAATTGGCGTTGATCTGTCCGAGCTACGCAAAGCGGGCGGCGGACCGAAGTGCTGCACCCTGGTGCTGCGGGAACGAGAGGCAAGCAAGTGA
- a CDS encoding alpha/beta hydrolase family protein, which yields MIGSTYVADTVSPPTPVLSVSPVVLSAPGRAVDLEVRVSAPVTGGELPVILLSHGQGHSNNLSSLNGYAPLVNFWAAHGFVVIQPTHLSSRTLRLDPATPGAPLHWRSRAEDMKRILDQLDVIEAAVPQLLGRLDHSKVAVAGHSMGAHTASLLLGARLTDPEDGTEVNLTEPRIKAGVLLAAPGRGGDALSEFAAKNYSFFVTTDFSAMATPTLVVAGDKDTSAHLTVRGADWHTDPYFLAPGPKSLLTLFEAEHGLGGVSGYDVAETTDENPERVSVVQRLTWAYLRTELHPGESAWQAARAALAAGPNPLGRVESK from the coding sequence ATGATTGGATCGACTTACGTGGCCGACACTGTCAGCCCACCCACTCCGGTGCTCTCGGTCAGCCCGGTGGTGCTGTCGGCCCCCGGCCGAGCCGTGGACCTGGAGGTGCGGGTCTCCGCGCCCGTGACCGGGGGCGAGCTGCCGGTCATCCTCCTCTCGCACGGCCAGGGCCACTCGAACAACCTCTCCTCGCTGAACGGCTACGCCCCCCTCGTCAACTTCTGGGCGGCGCACGGCTTCGTCGTGATCCAGCCCACCCATCTGAGTTCCCGGACGCTGAGGCTCGACCCCGCTACCCCGGGGGCGCCCCTGCACTGGCGATCGCGGGCCGAGGACATGAAGCGCATCCTCGACCAGCTCGACGTGATCGAGGCCGCCGTGCCACAGCTGCTCGGGCGCCTGGACCACAGCAAGGTCGCCGTAGCCGGGCATTCGATGGGCGCGCACACCGCGAGCCTGCTGCTGGGCGCCCGGCTCACCGATCCGGAGGACGGAACGGAAGTGAATCTGACCGAGCCCCGGATCAAGGCGGGTGTGCTGCTCGCCGCGCCCGGTAGAGGAGGCGACGCCCTCAGCGAGTTCGCGGCCAAGAACTACTCCTTCTTTGTGACCACGGACTTCTCCGCCATGGCGACGCCCACGCTCGTGGTCGCTGGCGACAAGGACACCTCTGCCCACCTGACCGTTCGGGGCGCGGACTGGCACACGGATCCGTACTTCCTCGCTCCCGGCCCGAAGTCTCTGCTCACCCTGTTCGAGGCGGAGCACGGGCTCGGCGGGGTCTCCGGATATGACGTAGCCGAGACGACGGACGAGAACCCCGAGCGGGTGTCCGTGGTCCAGCGACTCACCTGGGCCTACCTCCGTACCGAGCTCCACCCCGGCGAATCGGCTTGGCAGGCGGCGCGTGCCGCGCTGGCGGCCGGCCCGAACCCGCTCGGACGGGTCGAGTCCAAGTAG
- the rocD gene encoding ornithine--oxo-acid transaminase: MLLTPGAVRDAERWTAHNYHPLPVVISSAEGAWVTDVDGKRYLDCLAGYSALNFGHRHPKLIATAHEQLDRLTLTSRAFIHDQFADFCHELADLCGTELVLPMNTGAEAVETAIKVARKWGYQVKGVPAGQATIVVADGNFHGRTTTIISFSTDPDARNDFGPYTPGFRIVPYGDLTALAEAIDETTVAVLLEPIQGEQGVVVPPTGYLPGVRQLCTEQNVLFLADEIQSGLGRTGATFALDHEGVKPDMYLLGKALGGGIVPVSAVAADKSVLGVLRPGEHGSTFGGNPLACAVATEVVRLLATGDFQRRSAELGARLHTALGGLVGEGLVAVRGRGLWAGIDIDPSLMTGRQACERLAARGVLAKDTHGSTIRLAPPLVVEPEELDFAVEQLRAILS; the protein is encoded by the coding sequence ATGCTGCTCACCCCAGGGGCGGTACGCGACGCCGAACGCTGGACCGCGCACAACTACCACCCGCTGCCCGTGGTGATCTCCTCCGCCGAGGGCGCCTGGGTGACCGACGTTGACGGCAAGCGCTACCTCGACTGCCTGGCCGGCTACTCGGCACTCAACTTCGGCCACCGCCACCCGAAGCTGATCGCCACCGCGCACGAACAGCTCGACCGGCTCACCCTGACCAGCCGCGCCTTCATCCACGACCAGTTCGCCGACTTCTGCCACGAACTGGCGGACCTCTGCGGCACCGAACTCGTCCTGCCGATGAACACCGGCGCCGAGGCCGTGGAGACCGCGATCAAGGTCGCCCGTAAGTGGGGCTACCAGGTCAAGGGCGTGCCGGCGGGCCAGGCCACCATCGTCGTCGCCGACGGCAACTTCCACGGCCGGACCACCACGATCATCAGCTTCTCCACCGACCCGGACGCCCGCAACGACTTCGGGCCGTACACCCCCGGCTTCCGGATCGTCCCGTACGGGGACCTCACCGCGCTCGCCGAGGCGATCGACGAGACCACCGTCGCCGTACTGCTCGAACCGATCCAGGGCGAACAGGGCGTGGTGGTGCCGCCGACCGGTTACCTGCCCGGCGTACGGCAGCTCTGCACCGAACAGAACGTGCTCTTCCTCGCCGACGAGATCCAGTCCGGTCTGGGCCGGACCGGCGCCACGTTCGCCCTCGACCACGAGGGCGTCAAGCCGGACATGTACCTGCTCGGCAAGGCGCTCGGCGGCGGCATCGTGCCGGTCTCGGCGGTCGCCGCCGACAAGTCCGTACTCGGCGTGCTGCGCCCGGGTGAGCACGGTTCGACCTTCGGCGGCAACCCGCTGGCCTGCGCGGTCGCCACCGAGGTGGTACGACTGCTCGCCACCGGCGACTTCCAACGTCGTTCGGCCGAACTCGGGGCGCGCCTGCACACGGCACTGGGCGGGCTGGTCGGCGAGGGCCTCGTCGCCGTACGCGGCCGTGGCCTCTGGGCCGGGATCGACATCGACCCGTCGCTGATGACCGGCCGGCAGGCGTGCGAGCGACTGGCCGCACGGGGTGTGCTCGCCAAGGACACCCACGGCTCGACCATCCGGCTGGCCCCGCCACTGGTGGTGGAGCCCGAGGAGCTCGACTTCGCCGTCGAGCAGCTCCGCGCCATCCTGAGCTGA
- a CDS encoding MmcQ/YjbR family DNA-binding protein has protein sequence MTWDEVLEYCLAKPGAWQDEPWETDIVVKVGGKIFAFLGSESRTSVGVKCGADREIADEWLLRHPRDASVMAYIGRYGWNSLRIDGTIPDDELVEAIDASYEAVLSKLPLRDRPTV, from the coding sequence ATGACGTGGGACGAGGTGCTCGAATACTGCCTGGCCAAACCGGGTGCCTGGCAGGACGAGCCGTGGGAGACCGACATTGTGGTCAAGGTCGGCGGCAAGATCTTCGCGTTTCTCGGCTCCGAGTCACGAACCTCGGTCGGGGTGAAGTGCGGTGCCGACCGCGAGATCGCCGACGAGTGGCTGCTCCGCCACCCCCGGGACGCCTCGGTGATGGCCTACATCGGGCGGTACGGCTGGAACAGCCTGCGGATCGACGGCACGATCCCGGACGACGAACTCGTCGAGGCGATCGACGCCTCCTACGAGGCGGTGCTGAGCAAGCTTCCGCTGAGGGACCGACCAACCGTCTGA
- a CDS encoding 4a-hydroxytetrahydrobiopterin dehydratase, whose amino-acid sequence MAEVLDAEAVRGELERLDGWSGHPALITRTVELGSFPEAITTVDRVAVVAEELDHHPDIDIRWRTVTFRCATHSVGGVTRRDIQLAQRIDQILGGAA is encoded by the coding sequence ATGGCAGAGGTGCTGGACGCCGAGGCGGTGCGCGGTGAACTGGAGCGGCTGGACGGCTGGTCCGGTCATCCCGCACTGATCACCCGTACCGTCGAGCTGGGCAGCTTCCCGGAGGCGATCACGACGGTCGACCGGGTGGCGGTGGTGGCCGAGGAACTAGACCATCATCCGGACATCGACATCCGCTGGCGTACGGTGACCTTCCGGTGCGCGACCCACTCGGTAGGGGGCGTGACCCGCCGGGACATCCAGCTCGCACAGCGTATCGACCAGATCCTCGGGGGAGCGGCGTGA
- a CDS encoding thrombospondin, producing MVRIPSLSRRTAASTEPGPAVTPAPTPDSGRAGDTGAVAPPSAVAPPSERATYRSSSAGSATAPVIDRPRTSVSRDDDTRVDGRPAGEDLPRADRRDRTDGPTTTTERVDDRTTGTERVDREPTVVAPAGPRPRASLLATVSLVLGVAAALFVLTGTLAGYGIAIGALGSLLGVAGVSATSRRHVAGKSDALLGLVLGLGAVVLGILAMTGQFTWPTTDGDWVLRFREWLDSQFVNRF from the coding sequence GTGGTCAGAATTCCTTCGCTCTCGCGGCGCACGGCGGCGTCGACCGAGCCCGGGCCGGCGGTGACGCCCGCGCCGACGCCAGACAGCGGACGGGCGGGTGACACCGGTGCGGTGGCTCCGCCGAGCGCGGTGGCTCCGCCGAGCGAGCGGGCGACGTACCGCAGTTCGTCGGCCGGCTCCGCGACCGCGCCGGTCATCGACCGCCCACGTACGAGTGTCAGCCGGGACGACGACACGCGGGTCGACGGTCGCCCCGCAGGAGAGGACCTTCCCCGGGCCGACCGTCGTGACCGGACCGACGGGCCGACGACCACCACCGAGCGGGTCGACGACCGGACGACCGGCACCGAGCGGGTGGACCGCGAACCGACCGTGGTGGCGCCGGCCGGCCCGCGCCCCCGGGCCAGCCTGCTCGCCACCGTCAGCCTGGTCCTCGGCGTCGCCGCGGCCCTCTTCGTGCTGACCGGCACCCTCGCCGGGTACGGCATCGCGATCGGCGCCCTCGGGTCGCTGCTCGGCGTCGCCGGCGTCTCGGCCACCAGTCGCCGGCACGTCGCCGGCAAGTCCGACGCGCTGCTCGGCCTGGTGTTGGGGCTCGGCGCGGTGGTCCTGGGCATCCTCGCGATGACCGGGCAGTTCACCTGGCCGACCACGGACGGGGACTGGGTGCTGCGATTCCGGGAGTGGCTCGACTCACAGTTTGTGAACCGCTTCTAG
- a CDS encoding DUF4262 domain-containing protein → MTELPCACLVCSDAPVGRDDRIVDTVRQHGWSALRVEGGLSFAYTVGLWHTFRRPEIVMFGLDGENMQHWLNACVDRGRAHGWPEPGEPFEGVLQGFETQLRPVHESWRDALFGTAHRFYGGFEVPVLQLVWPDRDGHWPWTDGATPSSRNRQAFAWLPVSEHPAGAWRLVGELEPGFPFPVGPDSLALTTAAVLDGERPIARVSLDDGAYDVLDERGYDADDLCLAFLGDLVVRYPQVTAAADLGEGQVAISGDDQVWLRAGQSPSDSRASQRAWESAQPR, encoded by the coding sequence GTGACCGAGCTCCCCTGCGCCTGCCTCGTCTGCTCCGACGCTCCCGTCGGAAGGGACGACCGCATCGTCGACACCGTCCGGCAGCACGGCTGGTCGGCCCTGCGGGTCGAGGGCGGGCTCAGTTTCGCGTACACGGTCGGGCTGTGGCACACCTTCCGCCGGCCCGAGATCGTGATGTTCGGGCTCGACGGCGAGAACATGCAGCACTGGTTGAACGCGTGCGTGGACCGGGGGCGCGCGCACGGCTGGCCCGAGCCGGGGGAGCCGTTCGAGGGTGTCTTGCAGGGCTTCGAGACCCAGTTGCGACCGGTGCACGAATCGTGGCGGGACGCACTGTTCGGCACCGCGCACCGCTTCTACGGCGGTTTCGAGGTGCCCGTACTCCAGCTGGTCTGGCCGGACCGCGACGGACACTGGCCGTGGACGGACGGGGCGACCCCGAGCAGCCGCAATCGGCAGGCGTTCGCCTGGTTGCCGGTCTCCGAGCACCCGGCGGGCGCGTGGCGGCTGGTCGGTGAACTGGAACCGGGTTTCCCGTTCCCGGTGGGTCCGGACAGTCTGGCCCTGACCACCGCGGCGGTGCTCGACGGTGAGCGGCCAATCGCCCGGGTCAGCCTGGACGACGGCGCGTACGACGTGCTCGACGAACGCGGCTACGACGCCGACGACCTCTGCCTGGCCTTCCTCGGTGACCTGGTGGTGCGGTACCCGCAGGTGACCGCCGCCGCCGATCTCGGCGAGGGACAGGTCGCGATCAGCGGCGACGACCAGGTCTGGCTCCGTGCCGGGCAGTCACCCAGCGACAGCCGGGCAAGCCAACGAGCGTGGGAGTCCGCCCAGCCGCGTTAG
- a CDS encoding YceI family protein, which produces MTDFVTRTWEGMTIPAAGSYLLDQAHKRIGFVARHMMVSPVRGEFAEATAHIHVAEDPLASSVTATIQTASLTTGSIDRDTHLSSPDFLDVERYRTLEYRSTGIKWQRNEDPIFTWARLRNHRLGQRGAGREVPPQVAQTPGRFVLTGELTVKGITRAVDLQVEFGGARRDPYGQDIFGFNATADIDREDYGLLWNVVLESGGVLVGKTVRIEIAGEAIRQS; this is translated from the coding sequence ATGACCGACTTCGTCACACGTACCTGGGAAGGCATGACCATCCCGGCTGCCGGCTCCTATCTTCTCGATCAGGCGCACAAGCGGATCGGTTTTGTGGCCCGACACATGATGGTGAGTCCCGTACGTGGGGAGTTCGCCGAGGCGACCGCCCATATCCACGTGGCGGAGGACCCCTTGGCCTCCTCGGTGACCGCGACGATCCAGACGGCGAGCCTCACCACCGGGAGCATCGACCGGGACACCCACCTGAGCAGCCCCGACTTTCTCGACGTGGAGCGCTATCGGACGCTCGAATACCGGAGTACGGGCATCAAGTGGCAGCGCAACGAAGACCCGATCTTCACCTGGGCCCGGTTGAGGAACCACCGACTGGGTCAGCGGGGCGCGGGGCGCGAGGTACCGCCGCAAGTGGCCCAGACGCCCGGGCGATTCGTGCTCACCGGAGAGTTGACGGTGAAGGGAATCACCCGGGCGGTCGACCTTCAGGTGGAGTTCGGCGGTGCCCGACGTGATCCCTACGGGCAGGACATCTTCGGCTTCAACGCGACGGCGGACATCGACCGCGAGGACTACGGCCTGCTCTGGAACGTGGTCCTCGAAAGCGGTGGAGTTCTCGTCGGCAAGACGGTACGGATCGAAATCGCCGGTGAGGCCATCCGTCAGTCCTGA
- a CDS encoding TetR/AcrR family transcriptional regulator, with amino-acid sequence MPTTSQSGQVPARGKRADALRNQQTLLAAAAAVFVTSGVDAPIREIAAKAGVGMGTIYRHFPTRSDLVVAVYRHQVEACAEAGPILLGSADSPLAALRQWVDLFVDFLVTKHGLANALQSESSGFDALHTYFLDRLVPVCAQLLDAAVEADEISPGTHAYELMRGIGNLCVGRDSDPRYDPRRLVELLLQGLRRPRPSS; translated from the coding sequence GTGCCCACCACCAGCCAGTCCGGGCAGGTGCCTGCCCGGGGCAAACGGGCCGACGCGCTGCGTAATCAGCAGACGCTGCTCGCCGCCGCCGCCGCGGTGTTCGTCACCTCCGGCGTCGACGCGCCGATCCGCGAGATCGCGGCCAAAGCGGGCGTCGGGATGGGGACGATCTACCGCCACTTCCCCACTCGGTCGGATCTCGTCGTCGCCGTCTACCGCCACCAGGTCGAGGCATGCGCCGAGGCCGGCCCGATCCTGCTGGGCAGTGCCGACTCACCGCTCGCGGCACTCCGACAGTGGGTCGACCTCTTCGTTGATTTCCTCGTCACGAAGCACGGGCTCGCCAACGCGCTGCAATCGGAGAGCAGTGGCTTCGACGCGCTGCACACCTACTTCCTCGACCGCCTGGTGCCCGTCTGCGCGCAGTTGCTCGACGCCGCCGTCGAAGCCGACGAAATCAGCCCCGGTACGCACGCCTACGAGCTGATGCGGGGCATCGGCAACCTCTGCGTCGGACGTGACAGCGACCCCCGCTACGACCCCCGCCGACTGGTCGAGCTGCTTCTCCAGGGACTACGGCGACCGCGACCGTCATCCTGA
- a CDS encoding phytanoyl-CoA dioxygenase family protein gives MFDYQGRTGYETISDVDRKEFHDQGFLLLRQVLTEEHRTALEKAVDRIHDRAATAGNTAKNGTLHLLGFLERDELFGELLTHPTTFPYVWGLLGWNIHTHHNHLDVTPPEPAAEAERPYWGWHQDGYRQNSDPQTLDSDQPRPMFSLKVAYVLSDLSETGRGATKVIPGSHIRNSLPRPADLSVHHPDPEGAVEITANPGDAFVFDRRLWHSRSINRSSITRKMLFVGYTYRWIRPLDDLHLDHDGPWWAARTPVQRQLLGESTHTANHWGVNWDGYVDDEIPLRRELKRRRRLDRSIPWLR, from the coding sequence ATGTTCGACTACCAGGGGCGGACAGGGTACGAGACGATCAGCGACGTCGATCGCAAGGAGTTCCACGACCAGGGTTTCCTGCTGCTGCGGCAGGTGCTGACCGAGGAGCACCGGACGGCGTTGGAGAAGGCGGTCGACCGGATCCACGACCGGGCGGCCACGGCGGGCAACACCGCGAAGAACGGGACCCTGCACCTGCTCGGTTTCCTGGAACGGGACGAACTCTTCGGCGAACTGCTCACCCACCCGACGACGTTCCCGTACGTCTGGGGGCTGCTCGGCTGGAACATCCACACCCACCACAACCACCTCGACGTGACGCCCCCGGAGCCGGCCGCCGAGGCGGAGCGGCCGTACTGGGGCTGGCACCAGGACGGCTACCGGCAGAACTCCGACCCGCAGACGTTGGATTCCGACCAGCCTCGGCCGATGTTCTCGCTGAAGGTCGCGTACGTGCTCTCCGACCTCTCGGAGACGGGTCGGGGCGCAACCAAGGTCATCCCGGGCAGCCACATCAGGAACTCGCTGCCCCGCCCGGCGGATCTCTCGGTGCACCACCCCGACCCGGAGGGCGCGGTCGAGATCACCGCCAACCCCGGCGACGCGTTTGTCTTCGACCGTAGGCTGTGGCATTCGCGGTCGATCAACCGCTCCAGCATCACCCGCAAGATGCTCTTCGTCGGTTACACGTACCGCTGGATCCGTCCCCTTGACGACCTGCACCTCGACCATGACGGCCCGTGGTGGGCGGCACGTACGCCGGTGCAGCGGCAGTTGCTGGGGGAGAGCACCCACACGGCCAACCACTGGGGCGTCAACTGGGACGGGTACGTCGACGACGAGATCCCACTGCGCCGGGAGCTCAAGCGGCGCCGGCGCCTCGACCGCTCCATTCCCTGGCTCCGTTGA
- a CDS encoding FHA domain-containing protein, whose product MRFEISKVLDAIEGRVCTDPSLARAVLDLAEVVRYTDFDGGRPASMLRLGIVIDALSRQLEEDSVPVYPVVHRALLSDADLTSNERMVVRRWADDGLVEVLPNPVERMLELADLLGLPVLSRMRFDGMLGRYPWLGSQPGRLLAPVNSPNGPTLVAQAGGKAVWTSPGPSPTGAKLLSRLWRCPEPGCVLFGDGGGGGGSFADLARSDREPGGQPPPTLRGGAPSCPRHDRRLTDAGPRPDTEVLSVRVGGQVRRRFVVSADRPVMVGRAPEESGGIVLGQWLSEEARRWISRNHVRFELRGGDLVAFDVSTNGSGVRPGGSMDEDERIALKQQANRVLRGGDIVELYPGVQIGRSSNWTSGGVINPSSVMAEAPTMAMRVIERP is encoded by the coding sequence GTGAGATTCGAGATCAGTAAGGTCCTCGACGCGATCGAGGGCCGGGTCTGCACCGATCCGTCGCTGGCCCGTGCCGTACTGGACCTGGCCGAGGTGGTCCGCTACACCGACTTCGACGGCGGCCGCCCGGCGAGCATGCTCCGGCTCGGCATCGTCATCGACGCACTCAGTCGGCAGTTGGAAGAGGACAGCGTCCCGGTCTACCCGGTGGTGCACCGGGCGCTCCTCTCCGACGCCGACCTCACCTCCAATGAGCGCATGGTGGTCCGGCGGTGGGCCGATGACGGCCTGGTCGAGGTGCTGCCCAACCCGGTCGAGCGGATGCTGGAGTTGGCCGACCTGCTTGGCCTGCCGGTGCTCAGCCGGATGCGGTTCGACGGCATGCTCGGGCGTTATCCCTGGCTGGGGTCGCAGCCCGGCCGCCTGCTCGCCCCGGTGAACAGCCCGAACGGGCCGACCCTGGTGGCCCAGGCCGGTGGCAAGGCGGTCTGGACCTCGCCCGGCCCGTCCCCGACCGGGGCGAAGCTGCTGTCCCGGCTGTGGCGTTGCCCTGAACCGGGCTGCGTGCTGTTCGGCGATGGTGGCGGTGGCGGCGGTTCCTTCGCCGATCTGGCCCGGTCCGACCGCGAACCGGGCGGGCAGCCCCCGCCCACGCTGCGCGGCGGCGCCCCGAGCTGCCCCCGGCACGACCGCCGCCTCACCGATGCCGGTCCCCGGCCGGACACCGAGGTGCTCTCGGTCCGCGTCGGTGGCCAGGTACGTCGTCGTTTCGTGGTCTCCGCGGACCGGCCCGTGATGGTCGGCCGCGCGCCGGAGGAGTCCGGCGGGATCGTGCTCGGCCAGTGGCTGAGCGAGGAGGCCCGGCGCTGGATCAGCCGCAACCACGTCCGCTTCGAGTTGCGCGGCGGCGACCTGGTGGCGTTCGACGTGAGCACCAACGGGTCGGGTGTCCGGCCCGGCGGCTCGATGGACGAGGACGAGCGGATCGCGTTGAAGCAGCAGGCCAACCGGGTGCTGCGTGGCGGTGACATCGTCGAGCTGTACCCGGGTGTCCAGATCGGTCGGTCGTCGAACTGGACCTCCGGCGGAGTGATCAACCCCAGTTCGGTGATGGCCGAGGCGCCGACCATGGCGATGCGGGTCATCGAGCGCCCCTGA